From one Candidatus Limnocylindrales bacterium genomic stretch:
- a CDS encoding lipase maturation factor family protein has protein sequence MSVRMRNGTIISGDAPHLWSRWIYLRILGLLYVTAFLSLSSEIVGLVGPSGLFPAGTYLSSLAARIAGDSSRLLAAPTIAWLGSGAWALQCYCWVGVAAAVLVVVNRVPRLALVVCWVCYLSLLTIAPQFSWYASDNLLLEGTVLAVFAAPAGFRPGLGSRSPFSAGMLFLYQWLLFRLMLETGMSKVLSSDPMWRSLSTMDFFFETSPFPTWIAWFAEKLPQAVHQLFTAYVLFVEVGCSVLLFLGSRLRRFALVAWTVMHVGILLTANFNTFNYHSIALAILLAGDDDLRRVLPLRSAARIDGERLPERRWRKRAARGFLFFLFAVSSLAMLKFFEAPIPPVLSTLLRETGAFRSANSYQLYPVIPRQRRVIVFEGSNDGGKTWLPYEYRFQTQQPDVRPRFFAPFSPRFDREASRSVELDPVPPYTKVPYVLRTARALLDGEPSVLALFAADPFSASRPDMIRTVLYRYRFTDGQTLRQTGEWWSREALGPYSPAIVRDPISHEVRYVGADEHP, from the coding sequence ATGAGCGTCCGCATGCGCAACGGCACGATCATCTCCGGCGACGCGCCCCATCTCTGGTCCCGCTGGATCTATCTCCGCATTCTCGGGCTCCTGTACGTCACCGCGTTTCTCTCGCTGTCATCCGAGATCGTCGGACTCGTTGGTCCGAGCGGACTCTTTCCAGCCGGGACGTATCTTTCGAGTCTCGCCGCGCGAATTGCCGGGGACTCGAGCCGGCTGCTCGCGGCGCCGACGATCGCGTGGCTCGGATCCGGAGCGTGGGCGCTTCAATGCTATTGCTGGGTCGGTGTCGCCGCAGCTGTGCTGGTGGTCGTCAACCGAGTGCCGCGGTTGGCGCTCGTGGTCTGCTGGGTCTGCTACCTGTCGCTGCTGACGATTGCGCCGCAGTTCTCCTGGTACGCTTCCGATAACCTGCTGCTCGAGGGCACCGTCCTCGCGGTCTTCGCCGCGCCTGCCGGATTCCGTCCAGGGCTGGGGAGCCGCTCACCTTTCTCCGCTGGGATGCTCTTTCTCTACCAGTGGCTGCTCTTCCGCCTGATGCTCGAAACGGGGATGTCGAAGGTACTCAGCAGCGATCCGATGTGGCGTTCGCTATCGACGATGGACTTCTTCTTCGAAACGTCGCCGTTCCCGACCTGGATCGCGTGGTTCGCCGAGAAGCTTCCGCAGGCTGTGCATCAGCTTTTCACGGCGTACGTTCTTTTCGTCGAGGTTGGCTGCAGCGTGCTGCTGTTCCTGGGGTCGCGACTTCGCAGATTTGCCCTGGTCGCCTGGACTGTGATGCACGTCGGCATCCTGCTGACGGCCAACTTCAACACGTTCAATTACCATTCGATCGCGCTCGCGATTCTGCTTGCCGGCGATGACGACCTCAGGCGCGTGCTGCCACTGCGGTCCGCCGCCAGGATTGACGGGGAAAGGCTGCCCGAGCGGCGGTGGCGCAAGCGCGCGGCACGAGGGTTTCTCTTCTTCCTGTTCGCTGTTTCGTCTCTGGCGATGCTCAAGTTCTTCGAAGCTCCGATTCCTCCTGTGTTGTCGACGCTGCTCCGCGAGACCGGCGCATTTCGCAGCGCGAACTCCTACCAGCTCTACCCGGTCATCCCGCGGCAGCGGCGGGTCATCGTGTTCGAAGGATCGAACGACGGCGGCAAGACATGGTTGCCGTATGAGTACCGGTTTCAGACACAGCAGCCCGATGTCAGACCTCGCTTCTTCGCACCGTTCAGCCCGCGGTTCGATCGCGAGGCGTCGCGGTCCGTCGAATTGGATCCCGTACCGCCGTACACAAAAGTCCCGTATGTCCTTCGCACGGCGCGCGCGCTCCTTGACGGGGAACCGTCGGTCCTCGCGCTGTTTGCCGCGGACCCGTTCTCGGCTTCGCGTCCGGACATGATCCGGACGGTGCTCTATCGGTATCGGTTCACCGATGGGCAGACGCTTCGTCAGACCGGAGAATGGTGGTCGCGGGAGGCGCTCGGTCCGTATTCACCGGCCATCGTTCGTGACCCGATCAGCCACGAAGTCCGCTACGTGGGTGCGGACGAGCATCCGTGA
- a CDS encoding pentapeptide repeat-containing protein, translating to MKRHTLNPHALPASAALFRIVIAFAIVLASNAIAAAQHQCGDVVAPDGLQASDALAVLKKAVGTDVILTCTNEMTYDLRGTDFSEILDSDRSDYIDLSNADLTGADFHGLGTELAHFNGAILRNADLKNSTWGSANFNGADFRGADLRGAKFTGRSNLMAADFRNADLRQVTFDHAILLGAKFDGALLNNVLWDSTVICPDGSQGPCHPLP from the coding sequence GTGAAACGGCATACCTTAAACCCCCACGCTCTGCCTGCTTCCGCAGCGCTTTTTCGCATCGTAATTGCTTTCGCCATCGTCCTTGCGTCGAACGCAATAGCAGCGGCACAACATCAATGCGGTGACGTAGTCGCTCCCGACGGATTACAGGCGAGTGATGCCTTGGCGGTTTTAAAAAAAGCCGTCGGGACCGATGTTATTCTGACCTGCACCAATGAGATGACGTACGATCTCCGCGGCACCGATTTCTCCGAAATCCTGGATTCAGATCGTAGTGACTACATCGACCTGTCGAATGCCGATTTAACTGGCGCCGATTTTCATGGGTTGGGAACTGAATTGGCTCACTTTAACGGCGCGATCCTCCGCAACGCCGATCTAAAGAATTCGACATGGGGAAGCGCGAATTTTAACGGAGCAGACTTTCGCGGTGCCGATCTGCGCGGGGCGAAATTCACCGGCCGGTCAAACCTCATGGCTGCGGATTTTCGCAATGCGGATCTTCGACAGGTGACTTTCGATCACGCGATCCTCCTGGGTGCAAAGTTCGACGGTGCTCTGCTCAACAATGTTCTGTGGGATTCTACGGTGATCTGTCCTGACGGTTCACAGGGTCCATGTCACCCTTTGCCATAA